gacccgcattattgggctctctgcttggcaggaagcctacttcctcctctctctctctgactacttgtgatctctctctgtcaaataaataaataaaatctttaaaaaaaaattattactaaaaACCATCTTAATTCCTTTCACCAAAAAGGAATCCAGCTTATATTACATGCTGTCTCTGAATATAGTGAAAACAATTCATTCACAGAATAAAAGAATTCCTCTGGCTTTAAAAGCAAAGTGTCAAGAGAGCCAAAACAATGTGTGTGCATCAGTGCGCTGAAGCCAAGCAAAGAACTGCTGTATACATGCCTCATGAAAAGATTATGGAAAACTGTAGTAGCTAATGTCCTCTGACTGGAATCTAAGAAGgacacatcttaaaaaaaaagaaagagagaaagaaataaagaagaaaagaaagaaaaaaagaaaaggaaaaggaagaagagagatacATTTTAATCTGCATAgcgactattttttttttttaaagattttatttatttactggacagtgagagagaaaacaagcaagaggcagcagagggagagggagaaacaggatctgcattaagcagagagcccaatgtgaggctcgatcccaagaccccgggacaatgacctgtgctgaaggcagacgcttaactgacttagccacccaagtgcccctgtatgctatttaaaattttaagtccagtatatttttctcttaatagcAAGTTTATAATGGTGGGGCATCCCTTGAATGTAAGTACTGTTGGGTCTTTTCTATGTTGAAACTGTaaattatcaacattttaaaagtctgttgtCAGCTATACTGCTGCCACTGAAAAAGAGGGAGACAATTCATCTATTCTTGAAAGTTCCATTaacaaatgaacagaaattaTTTATTCTGCATTAAAATAAGAACACCAAAATGCATGCACTTACAATTTGCAGATATGGTATGCTGACGTTAAAACTCTCATTCATATTTGCATGCCACACGATTCTCACGTTGGTAATAAAAAAGGTTCCTAAATTTCCCTGTAAAAGACAGATACATGAGTGACCATTTGTTTGAATACttactctttattttctaaacaCTGGGATAATTCTGATTATCGCAGTAGCAGAGAATACCAGAATTGAATATCATGGAGAATCAATGACTTCATTATTCACTGGATCGAAGAACAATTAGCTGACTGAGGGCCTGGATTCTGAAGTTAGACTATAATCATTATGCTATCAGTACTTACCAGTTGCCTGACCATGGGCAAAAATTTGTTCTTGGTGCATTGTGTCAAATGTAAAGTGGAAATTTGATTAAATAACCCCTATAAATAAAGCCCTtatcacaatgcctgacacatagtaagcatGCTGCAAGTGTTAGATCTTATTACAGCTATTGTTCAAAACGTGGGATTAAGTTAAGACAAGGAAGTTGtggtaagagaaagacaaaacataTGTGAAAACTTCCATTGGTCCACGAGAGATGCTTTATGGCTCTTCAACACTAACCATGAATCAAAACTGTTTTCCAATTATATGGCCCCTCAATATTTACTCATAATTACTCCAGTATGGTAACTAAATGgtcaaaaaaaactttaataccTAGTACATGACACCAAAATTAGCCACCTCTACTATTTATCCATATCATTATCTACCTCCATTTCTACCTCCTCCCCACCACATACTCCCAGAGGAATTTATATGTTGAGGTTGGGCATAAAATATTAACTTACAAACCTAACACCTGGGATGACCAGGtttgaaacaacagaaaagacCAACTATTTCTTAATTATAATTAAGTTAATAAACATATGTAAGTATATAGATTTCCCTCCTCTACTCTCATCTTGCAAAAAATTGTTATACAAAGAATTTTATCCCCCTTATCCCTGGCCAACATCCCATTAAACAGTACTAAGTCTAACTTTATAAAGAGTAATTATTTATGTCattctttcctcttattttagAAGAGAGCAACTTACAAAACTcctaaggattttttaaataaaagaataggaaggcatattttatatttaataaacagAAGTTAGGTTAACAATAACATTCCTATTTTCAGTAAAATATTTCTGACAATCCTGAGCATCTTAATTAATCAATTTAAAATGCCAGGTGCGGTGCTAGATGGCAAAGATTTAAATATGAACAGAGTGATTCCACTCCTACCCTTATAAAGCCTACAGTCTAATGCTGGGGAACAGACAAGCTCTGTATTTTAGATCAGGAACAATTTAAAGTAGTAATTAAGTACAGACTGCATAAGCAACACTCAGAAGGAAGCCTTATAGAAAGCGACTTCTAAGCTATGACCTAAAGTAGGGATCTGTAAACTATGGTTTGTGGGACAAATCTGGCCTCTCGCCTCATTTTGTATGGCCCAAGAGCCAAGAAGCCAATTTTCTTGGCCCCACAAatcaaattttagatttttaaatagctagaaaaaagtcaaaagaataaTAACTCATGATATGTGAATActgtatgaaattcaaatttcaggatCCATAACAAAGTTTTTTtgaaacacagccatgctcatttgttGTCTATGTCTGGCTTCACACTACAATGGCAAGTCTGAGAAGTAATGACAGAAATGGTAtgacctgcaaagcctaaaatattcaccATCTGGCCCGTCAGAGTAAAAAGCTTGCTGATTCCTGATGAGGACTTATTCAGATGTAGAGCTGGCTATTTACTACAAAACCATCATCAGAGTTTAAAACTAGAACTTTTCAAATGAGCAAAATTTATTTACAACTTAAGTTTATGATAAAACGTTTAGCAAGAAGTTCTTCATTCAAATGCTAAATTTACCCAGTGGTTATCGGTCTAACCAAAGAAACTATTCTTATGtaagagaaaatttttctttagaaattgaTGTATTACTTACTCCAACTTAGATGTTTTAAATGGTCATAACTTCAAGAGCAAATGAGAAGTCATGATAATGGATATAGGAATCACCAAATGAGTTATACGTTTAATTCCATaaggatcattttattttttttgaagattttattatttattattatttttaaaaattttaaaaatttaaaggcagagaggcaggcagagagagagggaagcaggctccctgatgagcagagagcccgatgaggggctcgatcccaggaccccgagatcatgacctgagccgaaggcagaggcttaacacactgacccacccagatacccctaaagattttatttttaagtaatctctacacccaaacatggggtttgaactaaCAACCctgagttgcatgctcttccaaccagccagccaggcatccccaaaagACCAGATTAAAAGTCTTCCATGACTGTCCACCTCATGACTATCCTCCATCAGTGTAAGTTATCAAGATGATGAGAGTAGTGTGGCATGAGGAGAAGAACATAGTTCTCAGATGAACTAGATGTGTGAAGTCACTTTTCTTTGGCCTGAGTTTTTAATCAATAAGTGAATGGAGACTGAACCAGATAATCTCTAAAGACCACTCTAGCTATAAGTTCTACGTACAACAAATGTTGCTAAAAAGAACATAAAGAtatgaaaatcagaaaattattttatatgaagAGCTTCAATACTAATTTATCAGGAGATATAATGCtatattttaatagaattaaGTGAATATTCAAACTCAATGACAAATAGGAAAATGATTACCAAAGCACTGACCCAAAAGGTTCATTAGCTTTTTGCACAATACCTGATCACTGGATAAATTCCATACTCCATTGACTTTATCATATACATGTTCTTGTGGTAATAATCGTAGTTGCTTATTTTGAATTAGTGCACTTCTCAATTTAAAATCACGATACATTTTAGAAGTTTCATATGCTctataaaaaagaacagagaccaACCCAAACTGAAAATGTGGTTTTCCTAGGTTATGTTTACTTATCTACCAAAATATACAACTGTTAATACTTATGTATATCATTCAattataacaaatttaaaaatttacttttcaatAAATTTTGGTGTCACAGTCTTTTATAGACTATCATTTTACTGtagtatttacatattttatctcaGTACCTGTTTTTagaagtctaattttttttaaagattttatttatttgacagagagagacacagtgagagaaggagtaggaaagggagaagcaggcctcctgccaagcagagagccctatgtgggactcgatcccagaaccctgggatcatggcctgagctgaaggcagatgcttaacaacttagccacccaggtgcccctagaggtCTAGTTTTTAAGGCAACATGTATCATATATAGCACATATGAGaggaaacattttctctttaagCTGAAAAACAATGCTTGCATATAATAgacttggaaattatttttccctatcaaaatccttctctccatttctgtttTAGTCAAAGGAACAATTGGGCGTCCAGTTAATTTTCTCATTGCAACCGCAAACATGCTCATAGTTACCTCTATACAGAAAATTGGAATAAATCTGTACCAATCACAAAAGGGAACCTAGAAcagtgtgtatgcatgtgcaagtgtttgtgtgtgtgtgtatacatttatatatatataaaatccctCTTTGTTCTCTCTCCATGCCTTCCtattgataaataataaatactgaagaAAGTACTGTATTCAAAACTTtcttcatgggacgcctgggtggctcagttggttggacgactgccttcggctcaggtcatgatcttggagtcccgggatcgagtcccgcatcggactcccagctccatggggagtctgcttctctctctgaccttctcctcattcatgctctctcactgtctctctctcaagtaaataaataaaatctttaaaaaaaaaaactttcttcagtatttattattagttttgattagttttttttaaagatttacttatttgagagagagcacacacaagcaggagaggggcagagggagaggaagaaggaggggaatagaaagaatctcaagcagatttcctgaTGAGTATGAAGCCCaatcatggggctcaatctcacaaccctgagccaaaatcaagactgagGATGcttaactcagccacccaggtgcccctcattagtTTTAAGTTTTTGGATTAGTTTTATTATAACATTTGATTGATTATAATTTTACCCCACAAAATTATAGGctaatttactcatttaataaGACTAAAGAATTTTCTTAGCCTGAATAACTTTAAATGTCTTTTACATAAATCATAATATTCATTGTTAAACCTGTCATTTTAACTTTAATTGAGCTAATATATAAATTGTAAAAGAAGAAGATTTGAGCATTTGCCTATAGACCTTAATTTCCTTTAGTGCTATAATCATCGTTTAACCAGTGGACAAAATGGAAACTATTTATGCTGTGAGTTACTTGTGGGGAacacttatttttattctattgaaGAAAAGCAGCTTATAAGGTCCTTTCATAATCCTCTTCATATTATATTTctaagtaaagtaaaataaagagttAAGGTTTAGAAATATGTCCAACACAAATTAAAAACATTCATAGTagctaaaaagtggaaacaatccaaatgtgtATCAACAActagtaagaaaacaaaatatttttacacaatgtaatactatttatagaaagaatgaagtactgatagatgctacaacatggatgatcAGTGAAAACACTGAAATACGACAGCTATAAAAGGTCactatattgtatgattccatttatattataAGTCCCACATAGGCAGATccatacagaaagaaagaaaatcagtagtTGCCAGGAGCTATGAAGAGGACAGGATAGGGAAGGACTATGGGGACTACAGGGCTACAAGGGTTTCATTTTGGGGTGACAGAAATATTCCAGAATTGGTAGTGATGACAGCTACACAATCTTGTGAAAACTAAAACTATCAAACTGTAAaccttatttgtttttaaaaaagatttatttgagagagagcagagagagagagagagagagcacatgagtgggaggggtgtggtgagaggggcagatggagaagcaggctctccactgaacaggaagccagatgccggactcgatcccaggactctgggatcacgagccaaaggcagatacttaaccaactgagccacccaggcacccctcaaactgtaaatattaaaatagtattttatactatatgaattacatctcaaaaaatttatatgattatatagattagaaatcatcaacaaaatgaaaaatcaagtaactaggaaactaagaaataaatttcaacaTATATGACAGATGAGggcataattaaaaaatttataatagaaaactataaatagccaaaaaagggagaaaaatgtctACATCACTAgtaataaagaaatgcaaatttaaaaaagtatatatacttcTCTGTGTGAGCAtaaatttgtgtatatgtataatagCCTGTCATCTTAGCCAAGCTTTTAAAAGATCATTGTACTTAAGGCTGGTTAAAAACAGAGAGCTAAGGTGCTCACttagcagcacatatactaaaactggaATGATAACAGAGATTAGCATAGACGCCACACAACGATGACATGCAAATTTGTGAAGTGTTCCATATTTTCTGCAGTTCCCCAACTAATGGCCACCCTTTGTAGATTCACTCGAGGGAAATGATATGAGCACAATGTGCAGCACTGAATAATTAAATTGTgatgttttatttgaaaaatattcctgCAAAGCAATTTATGATATGTGGATTGAGGCCGAGTTTCACCCAAAAAATTATGTGCAAATATGTTGTTTCTACATATcttggaaatgagaaaatgtcaACTTGCATTTccttatagaattaaaaaaaaaaaaaaaaaaacagcagggcacctgggtgactcagttacttaagtagctgcctttggctcaggtcatgacccccggggtcctgagatagagccctgtgttgggctcctcattcaacaaggagtctgcttctctctctctctctgtcctctgtgctctcactctctctcaagtaaaaaaataaaatttaaaaaaaaaaaaaaaaaaaaaagctaaggtagtataaagaatttagcaacaaatgaacaaaccgccacaaaagaaaacaaaactcttaaGGGAAAACACCCAGACATGCCTTCAACTGCTAgtaaaataaccttttttttccccctaagatttacttatttattttagagagagaaagagagagagcagggagtggaggagggagggaaagggagtgaGAAACTCACACTGACTctgcacttagcacagagccctAGCTAGAGCTCATTcttataatcctgagatcatgacctgagccaaaaccaagagctggaggcttaactaactgagccacccaggttcccctaaaataatcttttttaattcattaactgAATTATCCAACTTCGTTATCTATATTGAATGAACTCTCTGTTTCACTATAACTAGTTTGGTAGCTAATTTAATAGAATCTtcaagtagaaatttttatgaatCTTCAGTAGTCTTATGTGTTTTAGAAATACTTTCAAAGTGCTTATTAAATGATAATGCAATATGTTCTTCTATATATCTTCAGGATACTCCAATTTTCTGAGCTTGGAAGAAGATGGTACCATACTTATATACTTTGCTCTACAAACTTCTAAATCATAGATTGGCCTTAAAATTATTCAATATTCCATAAAGTATTATCATACCTGTGTACTGCAATCACAGAAGTAAAAAGTCTAGGACTTCCAGGAAccaaatttgtaaatataaactcaaaacGAGTACTGTTACATTTTGTTAGTATATAAAGAGCTTCAGTTTGGCCTCGTAATTTCTGTAAggacaaatttatttaaaagttcagATTTCAAGAGCAATTTCTCATTTACAGTGAAAATAAGTCCAATATCAAATATCTAATGCTTCTTcactatatatatttcaataagaTTTTTCAGACTTACAGAGTTAGCAGTCCTTGTTGTAATGCTCAATATGCAGTTGTAACCGATAGCTAAAATTCAAAAGCAAAGAATTTCAAGAACATGAtataataaactgaaaaataaaaacctccgCATATAGaactttaagttttttaaaaattaaatataaagtacaactttaaaacattttaatatattactacaaatttaagttaaataattaaaagaacaagTAAATTCTGCTTCTTTGCAAACATTCTTAgcttctttaagaaagaaagaaaggaagtttgcttctctaaaacctatatattattatttactgaACATCTTAGCACCAATACCTCTAGAGAAAAAGTCTAGCAGGacaatctaaaataatttttaaaaataagtaaaaaaaatttaacacaatGGAaggttgcacttttttttttttaagattttatttatttatttgagagagagacagtgagagagagcatgagcaaggagaaggtcagagggataagcagactccccatggagctgggggcccaatgcgggacttgatcccaggactccaggatcatgacctgagctgaaggcagtcgtccaaccaattgagccacccacgcatcccggAAGGTTGCACTTTTATTAGAGTTTAGATCTCCCTTCTACTGGATTAGTTGAAACATAGGAAATTGTCAAAGATATGCAAAGAACAAAACCATTCAGTGTAAAAGCACTAATCTCGTGTGTCTCCAAGAGACAAAACGGACTGATAAACCTTTCtttgcaaaatggtacagtctGTGGTTAGTCTAGGattgctaaaaatttttttttaatcaatttttcttcatatttcatgGTACAGCTTTTTTGGTTATCAAAAGCCACTGTGTAAGTTCATctgacaaagtattttttttttttttttttagtgttctctAACAAAGATACTTACAAAGATTGACTCTGGGTAATGCCAAAGAATGCCAGATAATTCTTAAATTTGTTACTAAGAGTCTACCtaaaagcaaacagacaaaaaagtAGGTTACCTTAAGTAAGGACCCATTTTTGCAGTAGAGAGAGATAGGCATGAAACCTCTAGCTCAGGAAGAGCAGTAACCCCCACAGATGTTCTCAGACATTTATCAACTGAACATGTTTACTGCTCTTATATATCCAGTATAAGGCATATAATGCACGACTCAGAATCCCAGAGAAACAAAATCTGATAGTTATAGATGGGATACATGTCTTCAATGCCAATAGCTTGGTTTGACTCAAATTAATAGAGAGAACTGTGTACTGGATTTTTGTCTTGGTGGAAGCTGTTCTGGAATTCTGGCAGGTCATATGTGCACAACT
Above is a genomic segment from Mustela lutreola isolate mMusLut2 chromosome 3, mMusLut2.pri, whole genome shotgun sequence containing:
- the BBS5 gene encoding Bardet-Biedl syndrome 5 protein isoform X4, translating into MSVLDALWEDRDVRFDVSSQQMKTRPGEVLIDCLDSIEDTKGNNGDRGRLLVTNLRIIWHSLALPRVNLSIGYNCILSITTRTANSKLRGQTEALYILTKCNSTRFEFIFTNLVPGSPRLFTSVIAVHRAYETSKMYRDFKLRSALIQNKQLRLLPQEHVYDKVNGVWNLSSDQGNLGTFFITNVRIVWHANMNESFNVSIPYLQIRSIKIRDSKFGLALVIESSQQSGGYVLGFKIDPVEKLQESVKEINSLHKVYSASPIFGVDYEMEEKPQPLEALTVEQIQDDVEIDSDDHTDAFVFTDLLHVKYVK